One window from the genome of Synergistaceae bacterium encodes:
- a CDS encoding TRAP transporter small permease subunit, whose amino-acid sequence MDAVKRFYDIVCKMEETLATAGLIVMTLLILLSAAGRSIGHPLNWAVDISLLLFSWVSFMGADVGIRQNRIINVDFLTSRFSLKTQKKIFVLWSVIIILFLVILIIYGIPLCISNAKRQFQNITLSYSYVTASLPVCSFFMIVSMSIKLKKQLCDFPSTLKSIERDSV is encoded by the coding sequence ATGGATGCGGTAAAACGCTTCTATGACATCGTCTGCAAAATGGAAGAAACGCTGGCGACAGCGGGCCTCATCGTGATGACCCTCCTGATCCTCCTCTCGGCCGCGGGCAGGTCCATCGGGCATCCCCTCAACTGGGCGGTGGATATTTCCCTGCTTCTTTTTTCGTGGGTCTCGTTCATGGGAGCGGATGTGGGCATTCGTCAGAACAGAATCATCAACGTGGATTTCCTCACCTCAAGGTTTTCTCTGAAAACCCAAAAGAAAATCTTCGTCCTCTGGTCCGTGATTATCATCCTGTTCCTCGTCATCCTGATCATTTACGGAATTCCACTTTGCATCAGCAACGCGAAACGCCAGTTCCAGAACATCACTCTGAGCTATTCCTACGTGACCGCGAGTCTTCCGGTCTGTTCCTTTTTCATGATCGTCTCCATGTCGATCAAACTGAAAAAACAACTCTGCGATTTTCCCTCAACTCTGAAATCGATTGAACGGGACTCCGTTTAA
- a CDS encoding TRAP transporter large permease has product MTLLVSVFLLLLFLGMPVAFAIGLAGFVFIVNNPDIPASVTVQRIVAQTQNFTLLAIPLFIFAGNLMNSSGITERLVNLSRVLVGHLPGSLAQVSVILSTLMGGVSGSANADAVMESRILGPEMVKQGYSRGYGAAVNGLTALITCTIPPSMGFVIYGSVGEVSIGRLFVGGVIPGLLMMVFFMLTVHFTSKRRGYRPITDRPPTFREVTRALKENVWALVFPFILIAGIRFGLFTPSESGAFAAAYAIFVGVVIYKEMTLKTFWATSKQTLVDVGVLMLILGLSGTFGYAIVFGRIPQTIAEILLGLTSNQHMLLILIIFLLVLAGMFIETGVIALLLTPVFVPVITKIGIDPVHFGVVMMTTVTFGIMTPPVGVALYSTSEIMGCSPQETTREALPFYAMIILLVGFLIFFPQLVLYLPNLIFG; this is encoded by the coding sequence ATGACTTTACTGGTTTCCGTATTTCTCCTGCTGCTGTTTTTGGGAATGCCGGTGGCCTTCGCCATTGGTCTCGCGGGGTTCGTTTTCATCGTCAACAATCCGGATATTCCGGCCTCCGTGACCGTGCAGCGAATCGTCGCTCAGACCCAGAATTTCACCCTGCTGGCCATTCCGCTGTTCATCTTTGCCGGAAACCTGATGAACTCCAGCGGAATCACCGAGCGGCTGGTCAATCTCTCCAGAGTGCTGGTGGGGCACCTGCCGGGCAGTCTGGCGCAGGTCAGCGTCATCCTGAGCACCCTGATGGGCGGAGTCTCCGGTTCGGCCAACGCCGACGCCGTCATGGAAAGCCGTATCCTGGGCCCCGAAATGGTCAAACAGGGCTACTCCCGGGGTTACGGAGCCGCCGTCAACGGCCTGACCGCCCTGATCACCTGCACCATTCCGCCCAGCATGGGATTCGTCATCTACGGATCCGTGGGGGAAGTTTCCATCGGGCGGCTCTTCGTGGGCGGCGTCATTCCCGGACTGCTGATGATGGTATTTTTTATGCTGACCGTTCACTTCACCTCCAAACGGCGGGGGTATCGGCCCATCACCGACCGGCCTCCCACATTCAGAGAAGTGACGCGGGCCCTGAAGGAAAACGTCTGGGCACTGGTTTTTCCCTTCATCCTCATCGCGGGAATCCGTTTCGGCCTGTTCACTCCTTCGGAATCGGGGGCTTTCGCCGCGGCCTACGCCATATTCGTGGGGGTCGTGATCTACAAGGAAATGACCCTCAAAACATTCTGGGCGACCTCGAAGCAGACCCTGGTGGACGTGGGCGTTCTGATGCTCATTCTGGGACTTTCCGGAACTTTCGGATACGCCATCGTGTTTGGCCGGATCCCCCAGACCATCGCGGAAATCCTGCTGGGCCTCACGTCGAATCAGCACATGCTTCTCATCCTGATTATTTTCCTGCTGGTTCTGGCGGGCATGTTCATTGAGACCGGAGTCATTGCCCTTCTGCTCACGCCGGTGTTCGTCCCCGTGATCACGAAGATCGGCATCGATCCGGTGCACTTTGGCGTCGTCATGATGACCACGGTGACTTTCGGCATCATGACGCCTCCTGTGGGCGTAGCGCTCTATTCCACCTCCGAAATCATGGGCTGTTCTCCCCAGGAAACGACCAGGGAGGCTCTGCCCTTTTACGCCATGATTATCCTTCTCGTGGGATTTCTCATCTTTTTCCCGCAACTCGTGCTGTATCTGCCGAATCTCATCTTCGGATAA